From the Sphingobium yanoikuyae genome, the window GCCGCCCAGCACCAGCGCCGACTGTTTCTCGCGGAAGCGGATGATGGCGAGCGACGCCCGCTCGGCGCGCAGCACGCGGGTCTGCCAGGCGGGGACGCCGGCTTCCTCCTCATCGCTGTCGGCATCGTCGCCACTGAGGCGATCGACCGGGGCGAGCATCGCCGCGCCGTTGCGCCAGACGCTGCGATAGGGGCCGGTGCCGCCGTCGCGCGACAGTACCGCCATTTGCGGCTGGGCCAGCATCTGCAGCACATAGGGGCGGGCGGCGGCCATGCGAATCTCGATCACCTCGCCGGTCATCGGCACGACCGCCTGCACCGCGTCGAGCGGTCCGTCGGGGTCGAGCTGACGCAGCATCTCGATCCGCGCCATCAGCATGCGGGCGACATCGGGCGCGGTGACGCGGGCGCCATTGGCCCAGAAGGCGCGGCGCAGGCGGAAAATATAGCTGCGCCCATCATCCTCCACGACCCAGCGCTGGGCGAGGGCCGGCAAGATGTCGCCGCCTGCATCGAAGGCGACCAGCCCCTGGGCGGTGGCCTCCAGGATCAGCTTGGCGGCCGGCTTGGGCAGGTTCTGCAAGGGCTTGGCAAGTTCGGTGCGGCTGCCGATGACGCTGACCACCACCGGGCCGCTGCCTTCGTCGGAGCAGCTGCCGAGCGCGAGGGCGAGGCTGGCCCCGGCGATCAGGGCGGCGCGGCGCGACAGGCGGCGCAGGCGGGGCGGGACGGCGAACATGCGGGAACGGGCTTAGCCCGATGGGGCGCCGCCGCCAACCGCGATCGGCGCTTTTGCCAATGTCACAAAATCGACATCTGAAAGACGCTGCGATGTAACATAAGATTCATACTGGCGTCCCCGAAACAGGGGAATGGACAGGAATGACGCTCCGATTGCGACTGGCCGCCGGCACTGCGCTGGCGACGCTGATGATCTCCACGCCGGCACAGGCGCAGGATAATGCGGCCTTGCAGCGCCAGATCGACGAACTCAAGGCGCAGGTGCAGGCGCTGACCGCCGCACTGGCCGCCAACAAGGGCACGCAGCCGGTGGCAGCAGCGCCAGCGCCCGCGGTGGACGCCGCTGCGGCGCCTGTCGCGCCTGTGACGCTCGCCGCTGCGCCGCCCGCGCCGGCGGCCGTCCCGGTGTCGGCGACCCCGTCCAAGTCCAAGGCCTGGTATGAGAAGCTGTCGCTGCGCGGCTATACCCAGATGCGCTACAACGCCTTCCTGTCGGGCGACGACACGGCGCCGGCGGGCGAGTCCCGGCTCCGTTCCCCCCATGACAGTTCGATCTCGGATCGCGGTGGCTTCTCGCTGCGTCGGGCGCGGCTGGTGCTGCAGGGCGATGTGTCGGACCGGGTGTCGCTCTATCTCCAGTCCGATTTCGCGTCGGCGGTGAACAACCAGGCGGGCAGCGAGCGGCGCGAGGGCTTCGTCCAGCTGCGCGATGCCTATGCTGACGTCTTCCTCGACAAGGACAAGAATTGGCGTGTGCGCTTCGGTCAGTCGAAGGTGCCGTTCGGCTGGGAGAATATGCAATCCTCGTCCAACCGGCTGACGCTGGACCGCAGCGATGCGATCAACAGCGCGGTGCCGAGCGAGCGCGATCTGGGTATTGTCGGCTATTATACGCCGACATCGGTGCAGCAGATCTGGGACCGGCTGGGGCATGACGGGCAGAAGCTGTTCGGCAATTATGGCGCGTTCGGTCTGGGCGTCTTCAACGGGCAGGGCACCAACCGGACCGAGCAGAATCGCGGGCTGATGAAGGTCGCCTTCGCGACCTGGCCGTTCGAGCTGGACGGGCTGGGCGGCGCCTTTGAGGGGCAGGTGCTGGAAATCGGCGGATCGGCGATGATGAACGATGTGCAGCCCGAACTGCGCAGCGGCGGCGTCAGCACGATCGCCTATGACGATGATCGCGTCGGCCTGCACGCCATTCTCTATCCCCAGCCCTTCGGCATCCAGGCCGAATGGAATTGGGGCAAGGGACCGGAATATGACGTCGCCAGCCAGTCGATCGAGACCAAGAATCTGAGCGGCGGCTATGTCCAGATGATGTATCGCCTGCCGACCGAGACGATCGGCGCGCTGATGCCCTATGCCCGCTGGCAGCATTATCGCGGCGGGTGGAAGGCCGGCACCAACGCGCCGCGGCTGGAAACCGACGAGTTCGAACTGGGTGTGGAATGGCAGCCGTGGAAGGCGCTGGAATTCACCTTCGCCTATGCCCGGATGAAGCGCGCCGAAGCCGACGAACGCCGCACCGGCCGGGCGGAAGGCAATCTGATCCGCACCCAGGTGCAGTGGAACTACTGACCGGCCATGCCCCTGTCAGGGCGTGACCGGCGGTAGCGGATCCTTCTGCGCTGCGGCCTTGCCGTCGGGGTTGAACAACATGATCCGGTCCTCGCTCGCATCATAGCGGGGCCAGGCGGCGAGGCCGGTGCCGTTCGGATCGCCGCTGCGCGCGAAATTGACGATATAGGCGCTGATGGTGCGGCCCATCGCATTGTCGCGTGCCGTGGTCGCGGCACCATATTTGATCGCCTGGGTGTCGAAGAAATAGGGGATGTCGGTGGCATGGCCGGCGCCAGGCTTCCCCACCGAGGTGGCGACATAGTCGAAGCGATAGGCATAGACCGGCAACTTCGCCGCTGCGAGGGTTGCGGCGACGGTGCGGGCGCCGCCGACCATGAAACCCGTGGGACCACCAATGTCGGCGCCGGTTGCGCCGACCATCACCGGCACATGGGCAAAGTTGCCGCTGGCATAGGCGGCGGCGGGATTGACCGCGATCTTCCCGTCGGGGAAGGGCGGGCTGTAGGGGCCAAGCTGGCCCTTGAACATGCCTTCCAGGTTGAGGCCGTCGATCACCTGATCGGCGGGGAGGGCGCGCAGCCCCTTGAGCGCGGCGGCATCGCTGCCCTTGATCCCCTTGGTCGCGGCAAAGGCTTCGCCGATCGTGGCGGCGCTGCCATCCTTTGGCCCCATCATCTGGCCGTCGCCGCCCGACATGATGACCGCGCGCTGGAACAGGCCCTGCGACAAAGGCGAGGTCAGCAGCGCATGGACCGACATGCCGCCAGCGCTTTCGCCGATGATAGTGATATTGGCGGGATCGCCGCCGAAACGGGCGATGTTCCGCTTCACCCATTGCAGCGCGGCGACCTGATCCATCAGGCCGTAATTGCCGGCGAGGCCCTTGTCCTCGTTCGCGGCGGCAAGGGCGGGGTGAGCGAAGGTGCCGAAACGGCCGAGCCGATAGTTGAAGCTGACCACCATCAGCCCCTGCTTCGCCAGCGCCGCGCCCGAATAGGTGGGCGGCGACGATCCGCCATTCACGAAGCCGCCGCCATAGATCCAGAACAGGACCGGCAGCTTGGCGGTGGCGCCGGCGGGCTTCCAGACATTGGCGTAGAGGCAGTCCTCGGCCGGCGGGGTGCCGAGCGGCGCGGCGTCGCTGGGGAAGGGGCGCTGCATGCAGTCGTTGCGATAGGCGGTGGCTTCGCGCACGCCCTGCCAGCGGGCCGAGGGCTGGGGCATGCGCCAGCGCAGGTCACCGACCGGCGGCGCGGCGAAGGGAATACCCTTCCAGCTTTCCACCCCGGCGTCGAGCGCGCCATGGACGATTCCCGCTTCGGTCTGGACCATCTGCGGCTGGGGCGTGGGGGAGCGGGCGGCGAGGGGCGCTGTGCCAAGGGTGCTGGTGCCGAGCAGCAGAGCGCCCAGCCCGATGATAGTGGTCCGCCGCATCGCCTGCATCCTCCATTCCATTCTGTGGGCAGGAATAGAGGCAAATATGGCGCGGAAATCAATCCGCTTGATCGGACAAAGAAAAAGGGGCGGCGCCCGAAGGCACCACCCCCTATTTCTCTGGCCGGAGCCAGGAAGCCGGGCCTTGCCGAAGCAAGGCCGCAACAGCTTACTTCAGCTCGACGGTCGCGCCGGCTTCTTCCAGCTGCTTCTTCAGCTTTTCGGCTTCGTCCTTGCTGGCGCCTTCCTTGACAGCCTTCGGGGCGCCTTCGACCAGAGCCTTGGCTTCGGTCAGGCCCAGGCCGGTGATGGCGCGGACTTCCTTGATGACGTTGATCTTCTTGCCACCGTCGCCGGTCAGG encodes:
- a CDS encoding porin encodes the protein MTLRLRLAAGTALATLMISTPAQAQDNAALQRQIDELKAQVQALTAALAANKGTQPVAAAPAPAVDAAAAPVAPVTLAAAPPAPAAVPVSATPSKSKAWYEKLSLRGYTQMRYNAFLSGDDTAPAGESRLRSPHDSSISDRGGFSLRRARLVLQGDVSDRVSLYLQSDFASAVNNQAGSERREGFVQLRDAYADVFLDKDKNWRVRFGQSKVPFGWENMQSSSNRLTLDRSDAINSAVPSERDLGIVGYYTPTSVQQIWDRLGHDGQKLFGNYGAFGLGVFNGQGTNRTEQNRGLMKVAFATWPFELDGLGGAFEGQVLEIGGSAMMNDVQPELRSGGVSTIAYDDDRVGLHAILYPQPFGIQAEWNWGKGPEYDVASQSIETKNLSGGYVQMMYRLPTETIGALMPYARWQHYRGGWKAGTNAPRLETDEFELGVEWQPWKALEFTFAYARMKRAEADERRTGRAEGNLIRTQVQWNY
- a CDS encoding carboxylesterase/lipase family protein → MRRTTIIGLGALLLGTSTLGTAPLAARSPTPQPQMVQTEAGIVHGALDAGVESWKGIPFAAPPVGDLRWRMPQPSARWQGVREATAYRNDCMQRPFPSDAAPLGTPPAEDCLYANVWKPAGATAKLPVLFWIYGGGFVNGGSSPPTYSGAALAKQGLMVVSFNYRLGRFGTFAHPALAAANEDKGLAGNYGLMDQVAALQWVKRNIARFGGDPANITIIGESAGGMSVHALLTSPLSQGLFQRAVIMSGGDGQMMGPKDGSAATIGEAFAATKGIKGSDAAALKGLRALPADQVIDGLNLEGMFKGQLGPYSPPFPDGKIAVNPAAAYASGNFAHVPVMVGATGADIGGPTGFMVGGARTVAATLAAAKLPVYAYRFDYVATSVGKPGAGHATDIPYFFDTQAIKYGAATTARDNAMGRTISAYIVNFARSGDPNGTGLAAWPRYDASEDRIMLFNPDGKAAAQKDPLPPVTP
- the rplL gene encoding 50S ribosomal protein L7/L12; this translates as MADINALVDQLSALTVLEAAELSKALEEKWGVSAAAAVAVAAPAAGGAAPAAEEQTEFDVILTGDGGKKINVIKEVRAITGLGLTEAKALVEGAPKAVKEGASKDEAEKLKKQLEEAGATVELK